The following coding sequences lie in one Candidatus Paceibacterota bacterium genomic window:
- a CDS encoding rubrerythrin family protein gives MSNTINNLKEAFAGESQASQKYLAFAKRAEKEGFRNIATLFRTAAQAERIHAEGHLGALDGIGTTAQNLQAAIDNETYEYTKMYPPMLTQAQADGHKAKRMFDYAAKAEAVHAQLYQTALAAVREGKDLPEIKIYLCPVCGHIEFGTPPEACPICGVKGSSYIQVQS, from the coding sequence ATGAGCAATACTATCAACAATCTGAAAGAAGCATTCGCGGGCGAAAGCCAGGCCAGTCAAAAATATCTGGCCTTCGCGAAGCGGGCCGAGAAAGAGGGCTTTCGGAACATCGCAACGCTGTTCCGAACCGCCGCGCAAGCCGAGCGCATTCATGCCGAGGGACATCTCGGCGCGTTGGACGGCATTGGAACCACTGCCCAGAACCTTCAAGCGGCCATTGACAACGAGACGTATGAGTACACCAAGATGTACCCGCCGATGCTCACGCAGGCGCAAGCGGATGGGCACAAAGCCAAACGCATGTTTGATTACGCGGCCAAGGCGGAAGCGGTCCACGCGCAGCTATACCAAACCGCTTTGGCAGCAGTGCGGGAAGGCAAGGATCTGCCCGAGATAAAGATCTATCTCTGTCCCGTGTGCGGCCACATCGAATTTGGGACGCCCCCTGAAGCATGCCCGATCTGCGGCGTGAAAGGATCAAGCTACATCCAGGTGCAATCTTAA